In the genome of Streptomyces fagopyri, the window CCGCGCCGCCGGGGGCGAAGTGGCGAGTTCCATCTGCATCCTTCAAAACCAGCACGCGCGAACACAGGGGGTGTGCGGGCGCCGTACGCGTCGCACGCGCGGCACGGGACGATCGAGTGTGTCCGTCTCAACTCGCCTTGTTCCAGGGGAGCTTATCGGGTTCTAGATCAAAAGGATCAACCGAGAGCCGCATACCGGCGCGTATTCGATCACTCTCCGGCAGGAGACACCGGCGCGTGTCAGGTCCTGCGGAGCACACGGTTGGCGCCCGCGGCGGCCGTCGTCGCGAGCAGCCAGCCCAGGCAGACGAGGACCACGGCCGCCCACTGCAGCCCGCCCCGTGGACTGAACGCCTGCTCCTGCCCGAAGTCGACGAGCGGCAGCACCAGGTCGAAGGTGTAGATGGCCGCCTGGAAGTGGGGTGGCTTGCCCGGGTCGACCGCCTGCGGAGGCCAGCGCGTGAAGAGCGCGATCCCGCTGAGCATGATCGCGCACAGCCACCACACGGCGCGCATCGGCCGGTACCCGTAGCCTACGGTGAGGTCCTGGAAGCCGCTCCACACCTGTCCCGGCCACGGCAGCGTGCCACGCAGCCTGCGCTGCTGAGTGAGCAGCACCGTACGGGCGTCGCGGTCGTGGCCGTGCTGCCGGTAGGTGGCCGCCAGTTGTTCGTAGGGCTGCGGGGTGAACCCCTCGGGGTCGCGGGCGAGCAGCGGGAGCCGCTGCCGGGCCGGGAGTTCGGGCAGCAGGCTGTCGTAGACCATGCCGTCCATGCGCAGCGCCCCGGGCCAGGCTTCCGGGGTGGCGTTCAGCACGGTGACGCGGGTGTGGCTGAGGGACACCACTCCTTTGACGGGTTCCCTGAAGCGCAGGTCGAGTTCGGAGGCGGTGGAGCGCCGGCTGATGAGCGCGGGCTGTCCGGCGGGGGTGTCGATGAGACCGTCCTTGAAGCAGAACCGGCTGCGCACCGTGATGCTGCTCATGGAGAGCCTGCCGAGCGCGGTGAACCCGTCGCAGAGGTTGAACTCGGCCCCTACGTCTATGCCGTGGGCGCGCAGCGCCGGCCCGTGCTCGGCTGAGAGCGAGGCGTCCTCGAAGAGGGCACCACCGCCCACCCGGGCGTCGCACAGGTCGACGGTGCCCTCGGCGACGAGCCCGCCCCGGCAGCTCAGGTTCCCACCTATGTGCAGCCTGTTGGCCTTGAGCGCCGTGCCCGTAGGGTTGCGCAGCCGGGCGCCCGTGAGGACGACGCTGCCGCGTACGGAGGTGTCCCGCAGGTCGGTGCAGCCGTTGACGTGGAAGCCCGCACCGGCCTGGATGTCGCCGCCGATCGTGGCGCACAGGAGTTGCAGGGCGCGTTCGCCGCGGCGCTCACCGTGCCCGGTCAGACGGCTGTGCTCCAGGTGCAGGGTGCCGCCGATCGAGGCGCCGTACAGATCCGTGGGACCCTCCACCCGGCACCCGGTGATCTCGCACTTCCCGCCGATCGTGACGCCGACCCCGGAGAGTCCGGGCAGCCGGCAGTCCCGCAGTTCGAGGGCGCCCAGTGCCGCACCGTCGAGGCAGGGAACCTGCTCGAAGCGGCAGTTGCGCAGCCGCAGGGTCCCGGCGACGACGGCTTCCGCGAGGTCGAGCCGCCCGCTGATCCGTACGTCCCTGAGCCGCAGCCGGGGGAGGTGGCCCGGTTCGGCGGGTGGTGGCGCGAGGAGCAGCCTGCGGACGACCGTCGCCCGTACCTCGCCCCCGTCCGCGTACCACTCACCCCTCCGGAAGGCGGCCCACATTCCCCGCTCACTGCCGCTCCATCCGCCTGGCGCGAGGCTGCCCGACACCTGAACTCCCCCTCCGGCAAAGGAAACCGCTGCATCGCCCTACCCAGGGGGCGCACGGGGCAACCAGAAGTCCACCTAGACTTCCTGGACAGATGTCCAGCTATAGTGGACGCCTGTCCAGGAGTTGTGATCACACGAGGGAGCTTGCCGACGATGCAGACGGTCGCGAACGTGCTGGTGGGTCTGGTGGCCGCGCTGCACGTGTACATCCTGGTGATGGAGATGTTCCTGTGGGAGAAGAAGCCGGGGCGGGGGCTGCACGGTTTCGATACGGAGATGGCGCGGGCGACCGCGCCGATGGCCGCCAACCAGGGGCTCTACAACGGCTTCCTCGCCGCGGGTCTGGTGTGGGGACTGTTCGCCGACGATCCGACCGGCTTCCGCGTGCGGGTCTTCTTCCTGGTGTGCGTCGTCGTCGCCGGGGTGTACGGAGCGGTCACCGCGAACCGGCGCATCCTCTTCGCGCAGGCACTGCCCGGCGCCCTCGCCCTGGCCGCCGTCCTCGCCGCCCGGTGACACGGGAGGACCCCCGGGCGGCCCGCACCCGGGAGCGGCTGCGCCGGGCGCTTCTCGCGGAGTGCGCGGAGCGCCCGCTGGAGGAGGTCGGCGTCGCCGCGCTGGTGCGCCGCGCCGGGGTGGGCCGGGCCACGTTCTACGTCCACTACGCCGACCTGGAGGCGCTCGCGGTCGACGCCTGCGCCGATGTCGTACGCGAGGCCGTGGACGCGCTGCACGCGTGGCGCGGGCGGCCCGACCCGGTGTCGGCGCCGCCGGCGCTCCTTTCGTTCTTCACCGGCCTCGCGCCGCACACCGGCCTCTACCGCGCGCTCCTGAGCCCCGGCGGAGGCGGCCCGCTCGGTCATGTGCTGCACC includes:
- a CDS encoding oxidoreductase, with the protein product MSGSLAPGGWSGSERGMWAAFRRGEWYADGGEVRATVVRRLLLAPPPAEPGHLPRLRLRDVRISGRLDLAEAVVAGTLRLRNCRFEQVPCLDGAALGALELRDCRLPGLSGVGVTIGGKCEITGCRVEGPTDLYGASIGGTLHLEHSRLTGHGERRGERALQLLCATIGGDIQAGAGFHVNGCTDLRDTSVRGSVVLTGARLRNPTGTALKANRLHIGGNLSCRGGLVAEGTVDLCDARVGGGALFEDASLSAEHGPALRAHGIDVGAEFNLCDGFTALGRLSMSSITVRSRFCFKDGLIDTPAGQPALISRRSTASELDLRFREPVKGVVSLSHTRVTVLNATPEAWPGALRMDGMVYDSLLPELPARQRLPLLARDPEGFTPQPYEQLAATYRQHGHDRDARTVLLTQQRRLRGTLPWPGQVWSGFQDLTVGYGYRPMRAVWWLCAIMLSGIALFTRWPPQAVDPGKPPHFQAAIYTFDLVLPLVDFGQEQAFSPRGGLQWAAVVLVCLGWLLATTAAAGANRVLRRT
- a CDS encoding DUF1304 domain-containing protein, which gives rise to MQTVANVLVGLVAALHVYILVMEMFLWEKKPGRGLHGFDTEMARATAPMAANQGLYNGFLAAGLVWGLFADDPTGFRVRVFFLVCVVVAGVYGAVTANRRILFAQALPGALALAAVLAAR
- a CDS encoding TetR/AcrR family transcriptional regulator, with translation MTREDPRAARTRERLRRALLAECAERPLEEVGVAALVRRAGVGRATFYVHYADLEALAVDACADVVREAVDALHAWRGRPDPVSAPPALLSFFTGLAPHTGLYRALLSPGGGGPLGHVLHRDLRARSLTERTLAGAPDAALVASAVAATFAGVLADWLHGLLEGTPEEVAHQVWQLLVTLHMSR